In the Verrucomicrobiia bacterium genome, one interval contains:
- a CDS encoding ASCH domain-containing protein, translating into MTTHHLRLATEPFTAILRGDKTIESRLYDEKRQIIQLGDTIIFTHRAHPEQTIAVRVVGLLRYQTFYDLFRHNPPGKFGGMSPAQLEKQIDEFYSLEEQHRYGVVGIEFELLAQY; encoded by the coding sequence ATGACCACACACCACTTACGGCTCGCTACTGAACCCTTTACTGCTATTCTTCGTGGTGATAAGACAATTGAATCCCGACTATACGACGAAAAGCGCCAAATAATTCAACTTGGCGATACCATTATTTTTACGCATCGCGCACATCCCGAGCAGACCATTGCCGTCAGGGTGGTTGGCTTACTTCGTTATCAAACCTTTTACGATTTATTTCGTCATAACCCACCCGGTAAGTTTGGCGGAATGTCACCCGCACAGTTAGAAAAACAAATTGATGAATTCTACAGTCTTGAAGAACAGCACAGATACGGCGTGGTGGGAATAGAGTTTGAGCTGCTTGCTCAATACTAA
- a CDS encoding helix-turn-helix transcriptional regulator — MHTLRELRETNGLTINELAELTGVAPCTITGIERRTSPYRTQQDVAWRLAQLFEVPVRRIFAPGEVSHLGRPAGTGKPIGSKETIIHHPDIIPGSLSIPLDVRLGRICQKHFITMPLNGSGCQDCN, encoded by the coding sequence ATGCACACTCTGCGGGAGCTGCGGGAAACGAACGGCCTCACCATCAACGAGCTCGCCGAGCTCACCGGCGTTGCCCCCTGTACCATCACCGGGATCGAGCGGCGCACGTCGCCCTACCGCACGCAACAGGATGTCGCGTGGCGGTTGGCTCAGCTTTTTGAGGTACCGGTGCGGAGGATTTTTGCCCCAGGCGAGGTCTCGCACCTCGGTCGCCCAGCGGGCACCGGCAAGCCCATCGGCAGCAAAGAAACCATCATCCACCACCCCGACATCATCCCAGGATCACTGTCCATCCCATTGGACGTGCGCCTGGGCCGCATCTGCCAGAAGCACTTCATCACCATGCCGCTCAACGGCAGTGGATGCCAGGACTGCAACTAA
- a CDS encoding histidine phosphatase family protein, with translation MKQLFYVRHGESEDLAAKIRSRTTTELTTKGWRQATEAGELLRRRSVQPDLIVCSELIRTRQSAEAIADVLGYSKAKILPQSLLNERLWGEGEGVLNEVIGQKWDKNFDIVPGAEPTAALQIRAGKALAWLRELKPDCVLVVGHGTIGRAIVRAIQGRPYTDEFNSERGEFKNGEIAQLLPNLVLPLS, from the coding sequence ATGAAGCAGCTGTTCTACGTCCGGCATGGTGAAAGTGAAGACCTTGCCGCCAAAATCCGCAGTCGAACAACGACTGAACTAACCACAAAAGGCTGGCGTCAAGCCACTGAAGCCGGAGAGCTTCTCAGGCGGCGTAGCGTGCAGCCCGATCTGATTGTCTGCTCTGAGCTGATTCGTACTAGGCAGAGTGCCGAAGCAATTGCCGATGTACTTGGCTACAGCAAGGCCAAAATTCTGCCACAATCGCTCCTTAATGAACGGTTGTGGGGAGAAGGTGAGGGCGTGCTAAACGAGGTAATTGGGCAGAAATGGGATAAAAACTTTGACATCGTACCCGGCGCCGAACCAACTGCGGCGCTGCAAATTCGGGCAGGTAAAGCGCTTGCATGGCTGCGTGAGCTAAAACCAGACTGTGTTCTGGTTGTTGGGCACGGTACAATCGGGCGGGCGATCGTCCGCGCCATTCAGGGTCGCCCTTACACTGATGAATTCAACAGCGAACGGGGCGAGTTTAAGAACGGTGAGATAGCGCAGCTGCTGCCCAACCTTGTATTGCCTCTAAGCTAA
- a CDS encoding histidine phosphatase family protein, translating into MQPTPKTIYLVRHGQSVDNASPVFQSLQTPLSEKGRQQAQVVAARLEKTPFEALVSSPLRRAIETAEYIAKATHTEIISSDLFVERKKPSEIEGQPWTNQRANNTWHEWEASLYEPGKHVGDGENYDDIVARVDAALAFLLARPETTIAVVTHGYFLRAMVARVALANALTPETMRQFQRHAHIENTAITVLKYKDAFEEDFAWRLWTLNDYAHFAEQ; encoded by the coding sequence ATGCAACCGACCCCAAAAACCATCTACCTCGTTCGCCACGGCCAAAGCGTCGATAACGCTTCGCCAGTTTTTCAATCGCTTCAAACACCGTTAAGTGAAAAAGGCCGACAGCAGGCGCAGGTAGTCGCCGCTCGGCTCGAAAAAACACCCTTTGAGGCTCTTGTTTCGAGCCCCTTACGGCGCGCAATAGAAACCGCCGAATATATTGCCAAGGCCACGCATACGGAAATTATCAGTTCAGATTTGTTTGTTGAACGAAAAAAACCAAGCGAAATAGAAGGCCAGCCCTGGACGAATCAACGGGCGAATAACACCTGGCATGAGTGGGAAGCATCGCTGTACGAACCCGGCAAGCATGTCGGCGACGGCGAAAACTACGACGACATTGTTGCCCGGGTCGATGCGGCCTTGGCTTTTTTATTGGCGCGCCCGGAAACGACTATCGCGGTGGTAACCCATGGCTATTTTCTGCGTGCAATGGTGGCTCGGGTAGCGCTAGCGAATGCCTTAACGCCCGAAACAATGCGTCAATTTCAGCGTCACGCCCACATAGAGAACACGGCAATTACAGTATTGAAATACAAAGATGCTTTCGAAGAAGATTTTGCTTGGCGTCTTTGGACGTTGAATGATTACGCGCATTTTGCCGAACAATAG
- a CDS encoding right-handed parallel beta-helix repeat-containing protein: protein MAVAAGTIATLGSSQDAYAATFTVTNTNDAGAGSLRQALIDSNANAGVDTITFNIPGAGPHVISPLTSYSITDNSHLGSGMDGSNAVIVDGCSQPGSDCSKFPLTIKVQVDAANLPVVANSGIFNPAGVGSTVKGLSITGGAAKGYSAFSQIRIAYNGRFVCLGGYTLQSNFIGIAPDGSANGNVSGLAPCTSATAAYPTRVGGPNPGEGNVIGSNSNFGVATNIPVFGAGQTNGWIIEGNYFGLDPTGTQSRPNSGGSVVSGADIAVSGAYTHPTSGVKGVIIRNNKLANSSKHGMYLYRSSGMTIENNEIKNSTIAGIYVLGSGITTDGTGNPPNIVQTPSVIQNNTIAGTTAGPGVAVVNSGSFMPTRVTIQKNSIFDNSGLAIDLSNDDVTDNGPAGTLRTGPNNLINYPEITKLAHGSLVVDGTYAGMPNETYTLDFYASETGHSSGYGSGQTWVGADTVTTDASGNATFHFTLSSTVQPDWVVSATATDTLGNTSEFSSSLVMPETPTPLDPDTPPGQPAPLDPGSTPPGELANTGQSTTLVIVLASLLITGSAVVMTKPVRKFFGRI, encoded by the coding sequence ATGGCAGTGGCAGCAGGCACAATAGCAACCCTAGGTAGCTCTCAGGATGCCTATGCCGCGACCTTTACGGTAACCAACACCAATGATGCTGGTGCGGGCTCGCTCCGGCAAGCATTAATTGACTCCAATGCTAACGCCGGTGTTGATACGATCACCTTCAATATTCCTGGTGCTGGTCCTCATGTTATTTCGCCGCTTACTTCTTATTCTATTACCGATAACTCTCACCTAGGTAGTGGCATGGACGGTTCTAACGCGGTCATAGTTGATGGTTGTAGCCAACCGGGCAGTGATTGTAGTAAGTTTCCACTTACTATTAAGGTTCAAGTAGATGCTGCCAATTTACCGGTAGTAGCAAATTCAGGTATTTTTAATCCGGCTGGGGTCGGCTCAACGGTGAAGGGTCTTTCTATTACCGGCGGTGCGGCTAAAGGGTATTCAGCCTTTAGTCAGATCAGGATTGCTTATAATGGACGCTTTGTGTGTCTTGGTGGCTATACGCTCCAGTCTAACTTTATTGGCATAGCTCCAGATGGCAGTGCGAATGGCAACGTCTCTGGGTTAGCGCCTTGTACAAGTGCTACGGCTGCTTACCCTACTCGTGTCGGCGGCCCTAATCCAGGGGAAGGCAATGTCATTGGTAGCAATTCAAACTTTGGCGTGGCTACAAACATACCAGTCTTTGGAGCGGGCCAAACGAATGGTTGGATAATCGAAGGGAACTACTTCGGTCTTGACCCAACCGGCACTCAGTCTCGGCCAAACAGTGGCGGTTCGGTTGTGAGTGGTGCTGATATCGCTGTATCAGGAGCGTATACACACCCGACTAGTGGCGTGAAGGGGGTCATTATCCGTAATAACAAACTGGCCAATAGCAGTAAGCACGGCATGTACCTGTATAGGTCGAGCGGTATGACAATAGAAAATAATGAAATAAAGAATAGTACAATTGCCGGCATTTATGTCTTGGGCTCAGGTATAACTACTGATGGTACGGGCAATCCACCAAATATTGTTCAAACACCCTCGGTTATCCAAAACAATACAATTGCAGGGACAACAGCAGGCCCTGGGGTCGCAGTCGTGAATTCCGGCTCGTTCATGCCAACAAGGGTAACTATCCAAAAGAACAGTATCTTTGACAATAGCGGCCTTGCCATTGATCTTAGCAATGATGACGTGACAGATAACGGTCCAGCCGGGACTTTAAGAACTGGTCCAAATAACCTGATCAATTACCCGGAAATTACTAAGCTAGCTCACGGGTCGCTTGTAGTAGACGGTACTTATGCAGGCATGCCAAACGAGACTTATACACTCGATTTTTACGCGAGCGAGACAGGTCACTCTAGCGGATACGGCTCAGGACAAACCTGGGTTGGGGCAGACACGGTCACGACTGATGCTAGTGGCAACGCCACCTTCCACTTCACACTTAGTAGCACCGTTCAACCGGACTGGGTGGTAAGTGCCACTGCAACCGATACTTTAGGGAATACTTCAGAATTTAGCAGTTCCCTGGTTATGCCCGAGACACCAACGCCTCTTGATCCCGATACCCCTCCAGGACAGCCAGCACCTCTTGATCCCGGCAGCACCCCTCCTGGAGAGCTAGCAAATACTGGGCAAAGCACCACTCTTGTTATTGTGCTAGCCAGCTTATTAATCACAGGTAGTGCAGTAGTCATGACAAAACCAGTTCGAAAGTTTTTTGGCAGAATTTAG
- a CDS encoding flavodoxin family protein, with product MDKTKNFSDLSALFINCSIKKDKTGSHTQLLINKAAHIMEAQGVRVEQIYALDHAIAFGMIKDGKEEGQADDWPEIQQKIQTADILVIGTPIWLGAKSSVATLVIERMYAYSGDRNQKGQYIYYGKAAGCLVTGNEDGVKHVSRDILYSMQHIGYTIPPQADAGWVGEAGPGPSYGDTEWNGKPVGDGKTPVGFANDFTNRNVTFMAWNLMHTARLLKDKDGFPAVGNTADGWEQVTNAKSDNPEYR from the coding sequence ATGGACAAAACAAAGAACTTCAGCGACCTTTCGGCTCTATTTATTAACTGCTCAATCAAAAAGGACAAAACGGGATCGCACACGCAGCTGCTTATAAACAAAGCGGCGCATATCATGGAGGCTCAAGGGGTGCGTGTTGAACAAATATACGCCCTCGACCATGCTATTGCCTTTGGCATGATAAAAGACGGCAAAGAAGAAGGCCAGGCCGATGATTGGCCAGAGATCCAGCAAAAAATCCAAACTGCGGATATTTTGGTAATTGGTACGCCAATTTGGCTGGGGGCAAAATCGAGTGTGGCGACACTGGTGATTGAACGAATGTACGCCTACAGCGGCGACCGTAACCAAAAAGGCCAGTATATTTATTACGGCAAGGCTGCCGGTTGCTTAGTAACAGGCAATGAGGATGGCGTGAAGCACGTGTCGCGCGATATTTTGTATTCGATGCAGCACATTGGCTACACAATTCCACCACAAGCCGATGCCGGCTGGGTGGGTGAAGCCGGCCCAGGCCCGAGCTATGGTGACACCGAATGGAACGGAAAGCCAGTAGGTGACGGCAAAACACCTGTGGGTTTTGCTAACGATTTTACCAATCGCAATGTCACCTTTATGGCCTGGAACTTGATGCATACCGCCAGGCTGTTAAAAGATAAGGATGGCTTTCCGGCAGTCGGAAACACCGCAGATGGCTGGGAGCAAGTGACGAACGCTAAAAGTGACAATCCGGAATACCGCTAG
- a CDS encoding sulfite exporter TauE/SafE family protein, which produces MDLLLVVTFVVALFSSVISGMSGGGGGFIMTPYYLLIGFTPQQIAAGASVASLGLGGSSLMAIRGQQLLHKQFLWPLLAITVPVTLLAMMALPKVHSDAFELVIGVLLIVLAPTLFINKKTLQPGTRSRKSVIAGYCSYAIILFASSLGTGLATLLFLPLMFLMGLTALQANATRRVLLLVQALLVFATVLPQGYIVWSHASVALIGNYLGGYIGTKFAIRRGEKFVKLALASVMLISGGVLVF; this is translated from the coding sequence ATGGACCTATTATTAGTGGTGACGTTTGTCGTCGCCTTATTTTCAAGTGTTATTAGCGGCATGAGCGGCGGGGGAGGTGGCTTTATCATGACGCCTTACTACCTGCTGATTGGTTTTACACCGCAGCAAATTGCGGCTGGTGCTTCGGTGGCGAGCCTCGGACTTGGCGGTAGTTCGCTGATGGCGATACGCGGCCAGCAGCTACTGCATAAGCAATTTTTGTGGCCACTGCTCGCCATAACGGTACCTGTAACACTGCTGGCTATGATGGCGCTGCCAAAAGTACATAGCGATGCCTTCGAGCTGGTGATCGGAGTGCTGCTTATTGTACTGGCGCCGACGCTATTTATTAATAAGAAAACATTACAGCCCGGTACGCGGAGCCGAAAATCGGTTATCGCAGGCTACTGTAGCTACGCTATTATTTTGTTTGCTAGCTCGCTCGGTACTGGACTCGCCACATTGCTTTTCTTACCGCTGATGTTTCTAATGGGTCTTACCGCACTCCAAGCGAACGCCACCCGGCGCGTGCTGCTACTGGTTCAGGCGCTGTTGGTTTTTGCTACCGTACTCCCTCAAGGGTATATCGTCTGGAGTCATGCTTCGGTAGCGCTAATCGGTAATTACCTGGGCGGCTATATTGGGACGAAATTCGCCATAAGGCGTGGCGAAAAATTTGTTAAGCTAGCCCTAGCGAGCGTAATGCTGATATCTGGTGGGGTACTGGTCTTTTAA
- a CDS encoding YdcF family protein — MSDVIITLGRGIYHDGTLPPDPRARVQKAVELYKQGQAPIIVMSGSWSFHLETQPQRTEAAAMKRYAIELGVPDEAVIEETLSKDTLSNAYFTKVALCQPRNWRDINVIASDEHMLRVKYLFGKVYGPDYRMTFITSERVLSDRAYQRELAHEQQSLQVAKQALASFTDGDDKAIGQALRQHHPAYRED, encoded by the coding sequence ATGTCAGATGTAATTATTACGCTGGGTCGCGGCATCTATCATGATGGAACGCTACCGCCCGATCCCCGGGCGCGAGTGCAAAAAGCCGTCGAGCTTTATAAACAGGGTCAAGCGCCAATAATTGTTATGTCTGGTTCTTGGTCATTCCATCTAGAAACGCAGCCTCAGCGTACGGAAGCTGCTGCAATGAAGCGGTATGCTATAGAACTAGGTGTGCCTGACGAGGCGGTAATTGAAGAGACGCTGTCCAAGGATACACTTAGCAATGCTTACTTTACAAAGGTGGCGCTATGCCAGCCACGTAATTGGCGAGATATTAATGTGATTGCTTCTGATGAGCACATGCTAAGAGTGAAATATCTATTTGGAAAAGTGTACGGACCGGACTACAGAATGACATTCATTACTAGTGAAAGAGTGCTGAGTGATCGGGCATATCAAAGAGAGCTAGCTCACGAGCAGCAATCTCTGCAGGTTGCCAAGCAAGCACTTGCAAGCTTTACAGATGGCGACGATAAGGCGATTGGTCAAGCATTGCGACAGCACCATCCAGCATATCGAGAGGATTAA
- a CDS encoding MFS transporter, with amino-acid sequence MKKFYSVLLNTLVANVSTSFLWFALTFWVYLETKSLIATSIIGGSYMLFVAICGLVFGTFVDKHKKKQAMLLSSAITVGTYAVAGLLFMAVPEGQLLVVSSPLFWAFILVILVGAVVENMRNIALSTTVTLLVPKEDRAKANGLVGSVTGVAFMVTSVFSGLSIGILGMGWTLAIAFVLTAIALIHLFFVDIPEEEIFHDPELAGKKIDFKGSLAAVRVVPGLLALIFFATFNNLLGGVFMSLMDAYGLSLMPVEVWGIVLGIVSTGFIIGGLILAKFGLGKNPLKTLLLINVLAWLVCIGFTIREWAWLVVVGFFVYMIITPAAEAAEHTVIQRVVPFKQQGRVFGFAQSVESAAAPITAFMIGPIAEAYIVPFMNSTAGKDMFGWLLGSGNARGIALVFVLAGIIGLIVTLFAFTTKSYRRLSQFYAKS; translated from the coding sequence ATGAAGAAATTTTACTCAGTACTGCTTAATACTCTTGTTGCAAATGTGTCAACAAGCTTTTTGTGGTTTGCCTTAACTTTTTGGGTATACCTTGAAACAAAGTCGCTGATCGCTACTTCAATTATCGGCGGTTCGTACATGCTATTCGTGGCTATTTGTGGCTTGGTGTTCGGCACTTTTGTCGATAAGCACAAAAAGAAACAAGCCATGCTGCTTTCAAGTGCTATTACTGTTGGAACCTATGCTGTTGCGGGGCTACTGTTTATGGCGGTTCCTGAAGGGCAGCTTTTGGTAGTCAGCTCGCCGCTATTCTGGGCCTTTATCTTGGTGATTCTAGTTGGTGCAGTGGTTGAAAACATGCGAAACATAGCACTCTCTACCACGGTGACACTGTTGGTACCGAAGGAAGATAGGGCCAAGGCTAATGGCCTGGTCGGCTCAGTGACGGGTGTAGCGTTCATGGTGACCTCTGTTTTTAGTGGTCTATCGATTGGCATACTTGGCATGGGCTGGACATTAGCCATTGCCTTCGTGCTAACTGCGATTGCGTTGATTCATCTTTTCTTTGTGGATATCCCAGAAGAAGAAATCTTCCACGACCCCGAGCTTGCGGGGAAGAAAATTGATTTCAAGGGCAGCCTTGCTGCGGTTCGGGTAGTGCCTGGGCTTTTGGCGCTGATTTTCTTCGCCACCTTCAACAACCTGCTTGGCGGTGTGTTTATGTCGCTGATGGACGCTTACGGGCTGAGCCTTATGCCAGTTGAGGTATGGGGGATTGTGCTTGGCATAGTGAGTACCGGCTTTATTATTGGTGGTTTGATTCTAGCGAAATTTGGCCTTGGGAAGAACCCACTTAAAACCTTACTTTTGATTAATGTTCTAGCTTGGCTTGTCTGTATTGGCTTTACCATCCGTGAATGGGCTTGGTTGGTAGTGGTTGGTTTCTTTGTCTACATGATTATTACCCCTGCCGCCGAAGCAGCCGAACACACAGTTATCCAGCGAGTCGTGCCATTTAAGCAACAAGGGCGCGTGTTTGGGTTTGCACAAAGCGTCGAATCAGCTGCCGCACCAATTACTGCCTTTATGATCGGGCCAATCGCCGAAGCCTATATCGTGCCGTTTATGAATAGTACGGCTGGAAAAGACATGTTCGGTTGGCTACTCGGTAGCGGTAATGCCCGCGGTATTGCCCTGGTGTTCGTACTCGCTGGCATCATAGGTCTTATCGTCACCTTATTTGCCTTCACGACAAAATCTTACCGACGTCTTTCACAGTTTTACGCTAAGAGCTAG
- the aspS gene encoding aspartate--tRNA ligase, protein MARIWAAETATRIDEIVEIKGWVHARRDHGKLIFIDIRDRSGLLQAVFWGGGDKELFEKASTLRSEYVIAVKGKVQKRGERQVNPDLPTGVVELAVESLEILNEAETPIFEIEKAAETGEELRMQYRYLDMRSARMQENLKKRHQVIKLVRDELDKQGFWEIETPYLTKGTPEGAREFVVPARLSPGKFFVLPQSPQQFKQLLMVGGTERYFQIARCFRDEDTRGDRQAEFTQMDLEMSFVEREDVMALNEKLLIAIVEQLYPEKRIQQVPFPRISYKDAMEKYGTDRPDLREDKTDPNLLAFAWVIDFPFFEKTNKQEHHGAEGEWTFTHNPFSAAIPEHREWLKNKENIGEILTTQYDIVLNGYEIGGGSIRNHKPSDLRKVLEIIGHKPENIDRDFGHLLKAFSFGAPPHGGIAWGLERLLMILQNEPSIRDVMAFPKTGDSRDLLMEAPSDIPEKQLKDLGLR, encoded by the coding sequence ATGGCCAGAATTTGGGCAGCAGAAACCGCGACTAGAATTGATGAAATTGTTGAAATTAAAGGCTGGGTACACGCTCGGCGTGATCATGGCAAGCTTATTTTTATTGATATCCGTGATCGCAGTGGTTTGCTACAGGCCGTGTTTTGGGGTGGCGGCGATAAAGAATTATTTGAAAAAGCCAGCACGCTCCGTAGTGAATACGTGATTGCCGTCAAGGGTAAGGTGCAAAAGCGCGGTGAGCGGCAAGTTAATCCCGACCTTCCGACTGGGGTGGTGGAATTAGCAGTCGAAAGCCTAGAGATTCTTAACGAAGCCGAAACGCCAATTTTTGAAATTGAAAAAGCCGCTGAAACTGGCGAAGAGCTCCGTATGCAGTACCGCTACCTCGACATGCGCTCGGCTCGAATGCAGGAAAACCTGAAAAAGCGCCATCAAGTCATAAAATTAGTGCGCGACGAGTTGGACAAACAGGGCTTTTGGGAAATCGAAACGCCGTATCTCACCAAAGGCACCCCTGAAGGCGCCCGCGAATTTGTGGTGCCGGCGCGGCTAAGCCCCGGTAAGTTTTTTGTGCTGCCGCAATCGCCACAGCAATTTAAACAGCTATTGATGGTAGGTGGCACCGAGCGCTATTTCCAAATTGCTCGCTGTTTCCGCGACGAAGACACTCGCGGTGACCGCCAAGCCGAATTCACCCAAATGGATCTCGAAATGAGCTTTGTTGAGCGTGAAGACGTGATGGCGCTGAACGAAAAGTTACTCATCGCAATAGTTGAGCAGCTGTACCCAGAAAAACGGATTCAGCAAGTGCCCTTCCCGCGCATTTCATATAAAGACGCGATGGAAAAATATGGCACAGATCGACCTGACCTCCGTGAAGATAAAACCGACCCGAATCTGCTGGCCTTCGCCTGGGTTATTGACTTTCCTTTCTTTGAAAAAACTAACAAGCAAGAACATCATGGTGCCGAAGGCGAGTGGACATTTACCCATAACCCGTTCAGTGCGGCTATTCCAGAGCATCGTGAATGGTTGAAAAACAAAGAGAACATTGGTGAAATTTTAACTACTCAGTACGATATTGTGCTCAACGGGTATGAAATTGGCGGGGGGAGTATTCGTAACCACAAACCAAGCGACCTTAGAAAAGTTCTGGAAATTATTGGCCATAAACCCGAAAACATTGATCGCGACTTTGGCCACTTGCTTAAAGCCTTTAGTTTTGGCGCGCCACCACACGGTGGCATTGCCTGGGGCCTTGAACGGCTGCTGATGATACTGCAAAACGAACCAAGCATTCGTGATGTCATGGCTTTCCCTAAAACTGGCGACAGCCGCGATCTCCTAATGGAGGCTCCTTCGGATATTCCTGAAAAGCAGCTGAAAGACCTAGGCTTGCGGTAA
- a CDS encoding YdcF family protein, with product MIISEEVTDAIVVFGLQLGDKGELSDWLKARIDAAVRLYKKGKAKHIIFCGYYPLKRKDLQKYPEATAMKQYCLETYPEVPAAVIFKEERSLSTPDSLIFLRSGFPNLKRFTIVTQKTLGKRIKFLQEMIYGRSAKVEYVALPSSDKDFPLEAFLLDDMKCTFAFYTDHLPGGKYKPGEYQKLLNPDGTTRWDELRLLHHDCPFWSDDPSSRIRHPHSEFR from the coding sequence GTGATCATTTCCGAAGAGGTGACTGACGCTATTGTTGTGTTTGGTCTACAGCTTGGAGATAAGGGGGAACTTTCAGATTGGCTCAAGGCACGGATTGACGCGGCTGTCCGGCTCTACAAAAAGGGTAAAGCAAAGCATATCATTTTTTGTGGGTATTATCCGCTGAAGCGTAAAGATCTGCAAAAATATCCGGAAGCGACGGCCATGAAGCAGTATTGCCTCGAGACATACCCGGAGGTGCCCGCAGCAGTTATCTTTAAGGAAGAGCGTTCGCTCTCGACGCCGGATAGTTTGATCTTTTTGCGGTCAGGGTTTCCAAACCTGAAGCGATTCACGATTGTTACCCAAAAAACGCTTGGGAAGCGAATTAAATTCCTTCAGGAAATGATTTACGGTCGGTCGGCGAAGGTGGAGTACGTCGCGCTCCCTTCAAGCGATAAAGATTTTCCGCTTGAGGCCTTTCTGCTCGATGATATGAAGTGCACCTTTGCGTTTTATACGGACCATCTTCCGGGCGGAAAGTATAAGCCGGGCGAATACCAGAAGCTCCTTAACCCCGACGGCACTACTCGATGGGACGAGCTACGCTTGTTGCATCACGACTGTCCTTTCTGGAGTGATGACCCAAGCTCAAGGATTCGCCATCCGCATTCTGAGTTCCGTTAA
- a CDS encoding YdcF family protein yields MHASRVTKAVVVFGYKVNEGGELHTFATQRIDRAVEEHNRTGWPLIFCGSRSFKNSQSACFSEAELMKDYCQKTHSVPAEVIFTETQSTSAPENWLYLKASFPSLKEIVLPTQVPLMGRLNLLRQMIYGTDKSPQVRYAAIACSPKEFPHEQRRIKVLQCIFANYIPGFRPGKHKMLLDAAGQSCWPAFAAQHKEKCAIEHG; encoded by the coding sequence GTGCATGCTTCTCGGGTAACAAAAGCTGTTGTCGTGTTTGGCTATAAGGTAAATGAAGGGGGTGAGCTGCATACATTCGCTACGCAGCGTATCGATCGAGCTGTCGAAGAGCATAATCGAACCGGCTGGCCGCTGATTTTTTGCGGATCCCGCTCGTTCAAAAACTCTCAATCGGCTTGCTTTTCTGAAGCTGAGTTGATGAAAGACTACTGCCAAAAAACGCATTCGGTGCCGGCCGAGGTAATTTTTACAGAGACTCAGTCGACTTCTGCCCCTGAAAACTGGTTGTATTTGAAGGCAAGCTTTCCGAGCCTGAAAGAAATTGTTCTCCCTACGCAGGTACCGTTGATGGGGCGTTTGAACCTCCTTCGCCAGATGATATACGGCACCGATAAATCTCCACAGGTGCGGTACGCGGCGATCGCATGTTCGCCAAAGGAATTTCCGCATGAGCAGCGGCGAATTAAGGTGCTGCAGTGTATCTTCGCTAATTACATTCCCGGCTTCAGGCCCGGAAAGCACAAAATGTTGCTTGATGCCGCCGGTCAAAGCTGTTGGCCAGCATTTGCGGCGCAGCACAAAGAAAAGTGTGCCATTGAGCATGGTTGA
- a CDS encoding TspO/MBR family protein — translation MNSPTGDAQRIGLLLGCLALPFVAAGIGSLFTSPAIPGWYEALSKPWFTPPNWVFGPVWTVLYLLQGIALYLVARTQQANKGLAIGVFLVQLICNALWPIVFFGAHQVAWALIVIVLLLFLIIVTMQVFRGISRLAAWLLLPYALWTSYATALNIGILVLNK, via the coding sequence ATGAATTCGCCAACAGGGGATGCGCAGCGGATCGGATTATTGCTAGGTTGTCTAGCTTTACCGTTTGTAGCGGCTGGAATTGGCTCTTTATTTACCTCGCCAGCTATCCCCGGTTGGTACGAAGCTTTAAGTAAGCCCTGGTTCACGCCGCCAAATTGGGTGTTTGGGCCGGTATGGACTGTTCTATATCTTTTGCAAGGCATCGCCTTATACCTCGTGGCTCGTACGCAGCAGGCGAATAAGGGGTTGGCGATCGGGGTATTTTTAGTGCAGCTGATCTGTAATGCGCTTTGGCCAATTGTCTTCTTCGGTGCGCATCAAGTGGCCTGGGCGCTGATTGTCATCGTGCTACTGCTGTTCTTGATTATTGTAACCATGCAGGTATTTCGGGGTATTTCTCGGCTGGCTGCTTGGCTATTATTGCCGTACGCGCTATGGACGAGCTATGCAACCGCGCTGAATATTGGTATTCTAGTACTTAATAAATAG